AAATTTTTAACAGTGAAGTGTTCACTCAATAAAGAAACATAGTAGCCAAAACCAAGAGTAGGGCTGGCATTCCAATCCATGAAATTCTGTCCAcgccattattattattaggtGCCCCTGTCAAAATCATCAATTTTAATAACAGGCCAAGGAATATATACAGTTGTACACATAATAAGCAAGAACTTCAGACAGCTAATTCTTCTCTTTTTATGAAGGGTGACGTATATAATTCCTCTTCACAGTTGGGAGAAATTAAAACTCGAATTCGAACCCCGTAATTAAATTTCATATAATCTGAAAGCTCCTAATGATAACTGTCGGTAGAAAAGTCTAAAAGTTGTTGGCTGGTACAACTTGCAGCCTAATTTGAGGGGAAAAAAATGTGGATGGCCGTAGGAAAATTTGAAGATGAATTTTCATACGCATTTTCACACGGTCaagaggctctataaatagagctcccccttcattctgaaattatCTATtattcgagttttctctcatcttactCAACTGAAAACCTAAAATACAGGAAACATTTAagattaagaaattttttaagaaTGAAGTGAACTTCAAATCTTTCATGCATATTTGAATATTTGTGGATTtcttaaatttcaaattcctATGACCTTATTTCAACACAAGGTGTATTCCAAATCCTCCTAAACTAGAGTACTTTGAAATCCATTTCGAGTCATTTCCTTGAAGACGTTTTGTCATATTCAGATCCATCAACCAGAGCCCGGCCTCATGGGCTTCAAATTTACAATCCGAAATTATTACCAAGTGAAATGTatatcagtttttttttttttaagaattttctACTCCCATACGCATATACCAAAATGCATGCCAGGATTGATGGATTTCAACAATGGGTTTTTGGGAAAATTTTATggatttcaaattatttcaatAACTGGTGATTTAAACGATAGAAAAATACTTCTGACTGTAGCTAAAGAAATATAAATGCATGGATTTCAAAAGTTTTATCAGAAAAAAAATGAGTTTACTTCCTCTAACGATTCAAATCATCTATCCTCAAATTCTTCCATCCAAACATAACATGCATGAGAGTCACACGTCAAAACATTTGTTTAAAAATTCACATGGTTGCAGTAAAAAATCAGAAATTAAACCTGGTCGAGCCTTACCATGTTCTTAAACAATTTCAACACAAAACGTTGACGTAATCTATTAACATGCAGTAAGAGAAACACACGGGTAAAGATTAGTTTGCCTGACTAAATTCGTCATGTTTTTCATATGTAAAACGTGGTCACCTATATATCATTACGTAACTTCATTTATTTGCCATCTTCATGCACAACAACATTCCCCAAAACACCATTTTACTACAAAAAttccaaatttattttaatgtgaTTTCTCTCACCTACAAATTAAGGATTaggattttatttatattttaaaactaaattagataggaattatttaatttatttggcCGTTTTTATTTGCTATATTTCGGGAAAGTACATGCATGCCACCTAAATTAACTATATTTATCAAACTGATTTATACATAAGCACCTAGCTTGTGTTTGCTTATCAATGTCAACAAAAGGGTAAACTATTGTTTCGATTCGGTCAATATAGATGTTACAGCAAGACCACGTTATGCTATTAATTTGACAAGTAATGGTCAGCTTATAACGAAGCTTCTCATCTGTTTGAACACATCCATatcataattatcaaatttcctTCTCTTTCCCGACTATAATTGTGACACCCTATCCCTCACAAAATGAGAACAACGAATACAAAGTAATTGTTACAAGAGATACATGGTCAAAGTCACGTTTGGATGGGCCAAGGTCGGGGTATgacaataatattaaaaaagatACTTACATAGGGATAGAAGTCCTCGggtattttaaacttaagggctcAAGTAGAAATAAAAATAGAGTGAGAAGAGGCAAGGTAACAGTTACCTGGAGGAGGGACAGCGGAAGAACCTGGAGCTGTAGCTGTAGAGGCAGAAGAAACCAAAACACTTTCTATTAGTACAATGCACATTTACTTTATACGAGTTTCGTAGCACACACGGTATGTGCGGCCGAGTAATATTCAATCTAAAGCTTGCCGTTTATGATATATTATAAGAGATCGCAGTAAAAGTCCATGATCAGGAGCAAAATAACAAACGATCCACCAAGTCATATATAATTAGCAAATTAGAAAAACAATTACACTTTCTTGCTAATACAtatatcaatgaaattaaggagtgaatatcaatatatatttatgtttataccCTTAAAATGTTCAAGTGTCCATATGACGCCTCGTCAACAAGCCTGTAGCTCGTCAATTTCATTTCCTCATTTCTTGCGTCTTACAATAATTTACTGGTTAAGACAAATTCGGGGCAGAAGATTTAGAACGGGATTCATACCGTTGCAGACACTGACGTCATTAGGGAGATTACAGCGTTTGGGAAGCGCAAGGGCTTGCTGAGGGTCAATCCCAATAGCACCCAATCCCCCAGGCTGGTTATAAAGCTTGCACAGGCAATCAAGTTGAGTAGTCACCACTAATTTGATGGCGGCGCAGCAATCTGCTCCCGGTGTAGTTGTGGTGTTCAGGTACCGTGCACACGGCAACAGATTAGATACACAATCTGTCGACTGACCCTCGGCTACTCTGCTGGCGGCGACTGCCAGCAGCGCCACCGCCAAAACTATTGCTATCGTGGTGGTCGTTCTTGCCATGTTCTAAATCCTTTCTTTGTGGTAGAAAAGAAAAAAGGTGTGTCAGGTGTTTGCTATTTGGGTCGTCTGAAAGTGGGAAATCGAAGAATTAGAGAAAAAATAAACATGGGTGAAGTTTGAACGTGAGATGATCAATTATACGGATCTAGTCAATGACTTTATTTAATGCTGGACAGGCAAGGGATATAGGATAACGGAGGAACCTGTGGGTACGTCTCACTTGCTACCTCTGCTCTTTATTGTTAAATCACAGTTAATGTCTAAAAAAAAATCACAGTTGTTCGATCGACCGCATCTGGAAATTCGAATACAAACCAAGTCATTGAATTATATAAAAGTGTCCGACACGTGGTTGAGCTTTGTTTATAGCATTTTCAGTCAGTCATTAACCTCACTTTTAACCGGATCGAAAAATACGATAAAAACGAGATATTTTAGatgtaaattattatttaaaactcTATTCATTTCTCGGGTGGGAGGTTTTAGAGTCAGTTATGCCAACGGCAGCATATGCTTTAGCACTCGTTCTTTCATTATGGATTAAACAACACGAGCGATGACCCGAGAGCGAACTCCCCACGCAGGGTACGCATGGTAGAACAAGTCCCATAGAACGACTTAAAATAAATCTATATCTTTCAatcaatatttttcaaagcAAATCTATTGTATTTGTACAATGAGATTTTTCTGATAGCTTGACCTGTAAAATAATGTATTATTACGAGGTTATCGACACCAAAAAATAGCAACTGTTCTCATATCatacaaaatatataaataataaacatataaaactaGTAATTCATATTGGTTTTGAGCATAGATTTCGCGATTCATGGTGTGACTATCTCAAAAATTTTGGTGTTTAATAATAAAAGTACGTATTATGGAATTTAAAGCTTTTTCCCcggaaattaatatatatatatatatattttttaatatcaacATTAATCATTTACCAATTCAAGATGTGATATATATTTCTagtaactttaataaattattttgctAAACAGTTACTCGATCTTGGCATGATGCATGATGCTAATGACTTTagcatatgtgtgtgtgtgtgtgtgtgtgtgtgatcgAACCTAGGCATGATGGTAATGACTTTAGCATCTTTCGAAAGAAAATTGACCCGATACGAATAGTTGTCTTTTTCCTCGATTAATTAGCTGTTTTGATCAAGAAATCGGCCTGAGAAATTATCGAGCCATCTCCAAGAGTCGGAGGAAATGGTGTTTGGTATAAAAATGAAACATTCGGTACCAATAGAATATGCCAACTAAATGCTGGGTCACGGCATTAAAAAATGGGGGCAAAATGGGTATACTGACAATAACATGTGGCTCCAGCCTGGGCTCTTGCGTTTGACCAGTAGACTCATTATTACGAAAAATAGaagataattaattatttgcttGGTTAGTAATGGTAACTTTCTAATTAAGCCATCTGCATCTAATTTGGAAACTCTCAAGTCATGGGTGTTTAGGAGACTCGGAATATTAATCAACGAAGAAATATGGAATGAAATTTGGGATTTATTGATGCACTTAAACTAATGTGAAagtctaaaatattattgtatGTGCTCACACAAGCACAACTTCACGACGTATTCTTGTAGCAACTGTTATGTTCCTGTaggaaaaaaaatgtatataatGATGTAATTAACATGCATTGAGACATGTTTTAATTGAGgagtttaaaatatcaaaaaaacaTTAATTGCATCGATCATCCAATTTATATATAAGGAAATCCAACTCTGATCATATTGACGCTGAATATGTAGAAATTGAATAGTTTGTTAATGAAAATCCAAATTTTAATGAACTCGTGACAAAGATCAATGGGCATCCATCGCTAGCTGAAACTAATTACTTTGTCATTCTCAAACTTATTTCGTCATGCATCCAAAATACTCAAGCAAACGAAAGTTCAAGCTTATGTGGTGTGAACGATAAGCTATGATATATGTACTATTTTTTCAGTAGCGATGCCAACTTTCTGAATGGGTTGGGCTGAATCTTAGGTCCATTAACACCAGTCTATATAGACCAGCCCAAAACTTTACTAGAGCTTGGTAGGCATGTATTTGGCTCAAAAACCAATCCGACTGGTGCTACATGTACAACCAAATTTGTATAATAATTCTTACGAAAcaaaaaattcaatacaaaatttcatttatcaaCATCTCATgataaattcaatacaaaatttCATCATATAATAACATAATCTCACGATTTAATTGTTATAAATATCGTTGTACGATATTTTGGTTGTACCTTTAACATTATTGATAATTTTAACCATTAGATATTAAATTAGGACAATATCTTATAGCACTAGCAATAATTCCACGGTTACCAATGTCAGGAGTTCGATTTTCACGATTGCGATTTACCTTAATTAACATAATCtaagttttttcaaaaaaagattgaatatttttatattttaactAAAAATTAGTTATAGTACATgtacatgatattttatttttcgaaGATAATAgataggaaaaaaaaatttattagattaaatgatatttttgtaatttatatGTACATATGATTAGGAAGAGATACGATGCTGAGTATTGGTACTGTGTTTTAACGGATAACGAACAACTACAGTCTTTCAACCGCGGCCATTCATGGCCTCTTTTCTTGGATTCACTCTCGCTGTTTCAAATCCTCTTTCCCCTTTCGAAACCACGAAATTCGCAAAACCCAGAAATCAAGCAGCTAAAATTTTCTGCATAGGATGGGTAACTTATTTCCATTTCTCTTTTGCACACACCACATACCTGACATGTGTTCTAATAGATTGAAAATGAATTTTCGTTTGGTTTGGGAAGGAAGGATCCTGAAGGCATTCTGGGATCTCCCCAACCTGGTCATATCTCTAGGTTGGAGTTCAAGAGACGCCTTGACAAGGACGCTGATGCCAGAGAAGCCTTTGAACGCCAAGTCCGCGAAGAGAAAGACCGCCGCCGATCTCTTCGAGAGGTGGGTTTTTTCATAGTGTGTCGCGTCATACAATCCAAAGTTAATGTATGCTTGCTCAGAAAATTCttggtttgattttttttttcaaattaattgTGAAGTGGGAAATTTTTCCGCTTAATTGAATCGAAAAATATATGACTTGTTAGACGAACTTTTTCTGAGTTTTTCTGAGTAGCTGATTAGcaaattaaaaggaaaaaatgaagcgtaatttttatgttttttttttgaaaaaatacttTCTTGTTGTGAGTGTTTTGGCCAATTCACAGAGTTAGCTTATTGCTTTGGACGAACTCTCTTGTTACTCCCCACTCGTGATCACGAAGCACACacacaaagaaaaataaaaattgcacGAGACAGAAAGGATTTACGTGGTTCGGCCTTGAATGACCTACATCCACGGGAAGAAAGAAGACTGATTTCTTTATTGAATCACCAGGGAGTAATTACCAATACAATGATTAACCATAGCACTACAGAAGATTTCTTTCAAGCTTTTTCTCCTTGATCTCTTCCTTTCTGATGTGTATCTGCTGTCACGTATTCTCCATTGtatctctcttttttttctatCAGCAGGGAGTTGCCGTATATATAGAACgagctggcctctgtttctgtTTTCCCACAGCTTATCCCAACTCCCCACAGTAACGGCTCTCAACTCCCCTAACAGAATATAACCGGTTGGTCCAAATCAATGTTTTAAACTCCCATTGACTTATAGTGCAGCATGTCTTTGAGAGACACCCAACCTATACCCAACATTTCTATCGATTTGACCAGCAGCGGAATGCTTACTTTGGAAATCGTaatctttatttaataaaatgttTGATCTTTTTTCATGTTACATTAGTCTCGGGTGATACCGGATACTACAGCTGAGCTAGTTGAGTATTTACTTGACACTGAAGCCCGGGAGATCGAATTCGAGATTGCAAGATTGAGGTCCAGGTCAGTCTTTATTGTCTTCCTGATTTAATAAGTCATTCAATATACTTGCATATCACACATACTGTCAGCATGAGATTCAAAGGTAACTGTCCTTGCGTGGAATATAACTTGCATCATGCTATCCGTTGGAAAATTTCATCCTGAAGAAAGTCGAAagttatttaatttgttttgtCACCAAATCTTTTAGTCTGTACAATGGTTGGTagttttagattttttt
The Primulina tabacum isolate GXHZ01 chromosome 9, ASM2559414v2, whole genome shotgun sequence DNA segment above includes these coding regions:
- the LOC142556678 gene encoding non-specific lipid transfer protein GPI-anchored 7-like, whose translation is MARTTTTIAIVLAVALLAVAASRVAEGQSTDCVSNLLPCARYLNTTTTPGADCCAAIKLVVTTQLDCLCKLYNQPGGLGAIGIDPQQALALPKRCNLPNDVSVCNATAPGSSAVPPPGAPNNNNGVDRISWIGMPALLLVLATMFLY